cctaacactcCCCGTGATaaattatatggagtaataaatttgaagaGAGGTCtctcactattttttttaatagtacttctaatattttaaaacacatTGTTAATATGTATTGTAAGTGTGATTTCTTCTCtatttttggaataaaaaGTTATGAACCATTGCTAATTTGTTacaaaaaatacatgaataCACTTTAAACATTTTGTCACACTCACTCTATCTAAAACTAGAATTGCTAACATTCTATAGAAACTTGATAAAAATCCATGGTTCcagattataaatatatagagatTTTACTGTATTCTTTTAATCATTAGATAATTAATGTGGATTTTTATATAACGATGTAAAACACTTATTAACATATAATTcgattcaaataaataaaattatggagTAGCATAGAGCTTTTtgggaaaatatatattataaaactagaAATAACATAAATCTCTTGTACCTAAACTACAAATTATTGTAGAGCTTAAACAAATGTGCATTTCTTTAATTGCATACAACAATTAGCAAATTTGTTTAAACATATCGATTGTAGGATCTTTTATTGTGCCTTGGGACTTCAGGTGGAGAGGAAATGGCACTGATCATAACCTGCacaaaatgtgaaattttCATCATTGAGAGCtgaatttacttattttaattatgataaaccTTTTCAACTTAAACTTTTATATTGCATGGGATTTATCATTTGCTTCTTACAATTGTATATTATATGAAAAGGTACATTTATTATGATATTGGGCTGAGACCCAAAGTAAATTCATATTGGGCCCAAACTGGATTCAGTCTTATTGGGCCtggtattattttaacaattgAGTAGTTGATTTGGTAGCCcattttatacaataatttatgtttctatttatagataggctgaaaaatcaaatatattatacattatcgttatttattgaattgtatcctatttaatcaattttgataCTTTGGAACCTAAATTTGGAAATGCTCTAAAATGTAtcccaaataaaattttaggtAGCTTAATGCCGAGTAgatcaatttaatatatagtatgaTCATTTATATGCAACTCTAACTCACACACAGCATAAAATTCTAGATTTATTCCTTATACATGTGTTAAGAAATGTTTACCTcttatctttctttctttttttcaatttgttttgaGATTGAGATTCCTACTATATACCTTATCACTATATTGAGCATATATATCGTAATTAACATATTGTAATAACTATTCTCTCCGtctattactaattaattacatgacacgagttttaacataaaactaatataataccatagagatgaaataattgaaatgtttttagtttaagatgaaaaaaaagtactagGCACTAAagcaattaatttttgtggacggatgaaaaatagaaaaaaaaaatgattgattgTGAAGATATTGTATAATGTTATGTTGTTTAATTTCTACAATTATTAAAACTAAGGGGACAAAAACTTACTTGGATCAACATTGACAATCATAGCCGAGCCTCCAAAGTCACAAGTTCCACCACTAGACTTAGTCTTTTGCCAATAACTATTGAAAGCAAATGAAGCATGCGCAACCACAGTGTCCGGTTGGGAGCACGCGCCGCCCGGCTGCGTGGGCCCGCAGTCGGCGCCCGACCCGCAGGCGTAGTCCAACGCCTGCTGGATCGTCGGGGCGGGCACCGAGGGCTTCGCCACGCACCACGACCCGTGGCCGGGTTTCGCGGAGGGCGACGGAGGTGTTAGGGACGGCGGAGTCGGGGCCCGCGCGGGTGGCGGGAGGAGGGTCgacgacggcggcggcggataCGAGCACAATGGAGGGTAGTTTTGAGGAGTTTGATATGGTGAAGTAGGTTGGAGTTGAGCACTTTGTGTTGTGGCTGCATTCTTGATTGAGTCATCTATGCTTTGCGGatctagaaaaaaatatcgaTCGAAATATTAGTTAAATTgaatttaggaaaaaaaaatagaaacgacgttaaaatcattattaacGTCGTTAATTTAACAAATGACGTAAAAATCGAAGCCAATAAGTGAATTTCTCTATACATTGATGGAAAAAgacaaaatttgagaaaacGGAGCTCTTAGAAATTTTTTCTGGTTCCGCCACTGACTGTGTATAGTGGGAAAGAAGTGTTACCATAGCTTGATATGCAATTGGTGAAGGCTAATGGTGTGGAAATGGCTAAAATGTAGAGATTGATGAGAGAAATAGTTCTTGGCTTCATCATTGAGATTGAGAATTGTGTGTGAAATCAATTTGTGTATGTGGAGGCAATTTATATGGATTAGTTTGTGAAGAACATGTGCTTGCTCCCAACAGAAGCAATAATTTATACACAAAAAGATAAGTAGTGAAATTCACATTTGTTTTGCTTCCTAATTTACTTAAGAGGTAAGCTAACAAGTACTTCTCCCAACACAAAGAACAAATTAGTACGAGGTTTGTATCatgatatgtatatatacatacgtttatgttaaaatgacaacccctcttaaagtgataccgtgacaccacttatacagcaatattacaaacactacacagcaatctatagattgttgtatagtgtgtcggatattgctagACAAGAAAAATTACTGGATAAAGACCAACAAATTGCTGACTGtcttttttcagattttttttttttttttttgccacgtggcagcttattattcgtccacatgtacaaataaTTAGCTaagaatggtggtatggtgttattttaaggggtggtggcaccctaacttACCCCTacattatatacatatactatatacatatacagaattcatttttaaaattaatctcCTTTTAGattcttaaataaaattattattattgattcaACTTCATTATTTGTACTAGTAAAGATGAAAACATATGGAAAAATGTGGTTCTCCATTAAAACTAAGCAAGTAAAAGTTATGATACACTCAGCCATCGAATGATGACAGGGGAGAAATGCTaagtaaacaaaatacaaagaaTCATGACTGATTTCTGTACCCTTTTTCCCATCTAAATTATACCAGAAACTAGATCATAAGACGACGTACGAATGAAAAATATCGTTGAGGGGTGAACCTGAACTCCTGTGGGTTTTCCTTTGCAGCCGAGACGAAAAAAGAGATTTAGTTTCACGATAACTAAGGAATTTTCTGGCTCGCTATTGCTATATACAGCTTGGGTGATCAAGAACTGCCTGCGACCTCTGCTGCACGTTGCCTCATCATTTCCATTACAGCAGCCCTTCGTCGTGAATCTGCTTGGTGCTGCAGCCTTCTCAGGTGTTCCCTCAAGTCCCTGCATTGAGCATGAGAGGATTCATATGCGTGTGTTTATGATGACAAGAGAGAGGAGTGCAACGTTGATACGAGGAGTTTTGTGAACAAACCTGCAACGTGGTACATTGCAGTCAGATTCTTTGCATGCTCGGGCGTGAAGCTGGAGAAGCTGCCACATTTTCGTACACATATGACAGCCTCCTGCCGCGCGCCTTTTGCACAGGATGCCATGGCGGAAAAGTCCCTTGACCTTGCGACAGTTTGGATACTGGCAAAGGGTTGACCGGCACTGAGAAGCGTGAACCAGGAGTTCGAGCATTTTCCTCACCTGCAAAGCAAGTCCAAGAAATCCATGTCACGAGCCGGGCACTAGAATACAACAGCCGTGGGTGGTGCATTGTGTGTGATAAATTTACCTGTGAGAGTCGTAATTGCTTGGCTTCTTTGTTTTGCGCATTGGGGTCAATGGactgatttttagttaatttatgAGGATGATTCTTTCCTTCATCCTTCTGATAGCAAGCATTG
The nucleotide sequence above comes from Salvia hispanica cultivar TCC Black 2014 chromosome 5, UniMelb_Shisp_WGS_1.0, whole genome shotgun sequence. Encoded proteins:
- the LOC125190958 gene encoding glucan endo-1,3-beta-D-glucosidase-like; this translates as MMKPRTISLINLYILAISTPLAFTNCISSYDPQSIDDSIKNAATTQSAQLQPTSPYQTPQNYPPLCSYPPPPSSTLLPPPARAPTPPSLTPPSPSAKPGHGSWCVAKPSVPAPTIQQALDYACGSGADCGPTQPGGACSQPDTVVAHASFAFNSYWQKTKSSGGTCDFGGSAMIVNVDPSYDQCHFLST